In Hippoglossus hippoglossus isolate fHipHip1 chromosome 19, fHipHip1.pri, whole genome shotgun sequence, the DNA window TGCGTCTCCTGGGCCGAGGCTCGTATTTGGGCCTGGATGCTCAACATGCCTCAGAGCCCCCCCAAAGACGGAGCACTGAGAGAAGGCCCTCACGTCTCCAAACCAACCATGGTAAGATACCGGATACTGTGCATGTATATACACTTTATGAAGTTTCTTATAACCTaatcaaatctttatttaagCCTCAGAGAAGATGGAATAAAATCATTCTTCTTAAGCGTATAACATTTGAGTTAAGATAAAATGCCACGATGGAACATCTTCATAAAGATTCACCtcatctccctcttttcttcagGCTCTGTGCGACCAGGACAGGACTTGTGGGCGGGGCTTTTCCTGCGACCGCCACTTCGGTCTGTGCGTCCCTCTGCGAGGAGAGAGCCACTACTGCCGCCGGGACGCTCAGTGTGTCCGGGGCCTCAGCTGCATGTTCGGCAAGTGTCACCGCAGCATTCCCAACGGACAAGAAGGTAAGAGCGCACCAATCAACAGGGTTTAAATACAAGTctacaaataaaacttgatatAGAATTTAAAAATCTGACCTAAAATAACCAGTTTTTGCTGCGTCCAGGTGCCAGATGTAAAGTGGACAGGGATTGTGGGGCGTCCATGTGCTGCGCCCGCCACCACGGGGAGCAGGTGTGCAAGAGGCGTCTGATTCGTGGAGAGAGCTGCTACGTGCCGGACGGCGGCCTGGCGTTCAGCATCAACCAGATCTGTCCGTGTGATGAGGGGCTGCTGTGTCGGGACAACAGTGCTCCACACAGGAGAGAGTGAGTACAGCGAACAAACACTAACTTCAACCATACtcagactttttaaatgtaaaacaggccCTGAAACATCTTCCCAACATGTCTCATATGGAAAAGAACAACTTTTAAGAACGACATGCACAGGAAACTCAGTAAAAGTAACTGTTGTCTAACATTTATCAGCAATATTCAGCATTTATTCGTACGTGCAACTGTTAAATGAGCTTTAACACGAATCCTCACAGTGCAGCTTGTGATAACTCTGTTGGATCTTCATGAACATGTTTTGATTTCTTAACCTCGACCCGTTTTGTCTTCCAGGAGGGATTTTATTTACCAGCCAGAACGAACCAGTTGGACCTGTCAAGTTCCCAAAACCTGAGAGCGGCCTCATCCAGTTATTTATTATGTACATATGTTGTATatgattgtatataaagaaatGTTTATGTTTCCAAATATGTTTTTAGAGCAAgactgtttttttcattttgctaaTTCTGCCTAAAGCACTACTGTAGCAGAGCTCAACAAAGCCTCATCGACCTCCTCGTGCGTTTAGTGATCTGTGAGTTTATCTGTTCATGTTTATCTCCGTCAgcttaaagaataaaaagatcTCTTTTTCAAAAAAACTGTCATTCTAcgattttgtttttcacaactTTCGCTGCAATCGCTGCTTTTAGAAGATCTTTTCCTGATCCATAACAAATACACGTAAGAAGTAGTGAAGGTTCATGCAGCAGTCttataataaatacacagtaaatacagtaaactcaaataaaaacatgttttccaccGTTTACATGAAGTATTTTAGTATTTTGGCTTGAGTAAGACTCTTAAGCCTCCTATCTATACTACACAGTAAATTATGtacataaaatatttaataatgttGAACTCAACCCACTGAACCTCTGTATGAACAATGAAAAAGTTAATTTAGGTTTTCAAATTTGTAATACAGGGacaaaaaagtgacagaaaatgaagcTGCTTTCTTCTTCCCTGAGGTTTGTCACTTTAAGAACTCAAACCAAACAGCCTCTGTTATTCAGCTTTTATGTTGAGAGGAACCCTTTGACCTCAGAGGAAGGATTTCGGATGCAGTATTTCTTTCCGACCGACGGACTCCATCTCCCCCTGAACACGTTTCTCAGATTGCAGGCCGTCGTTACATAACCTGGAGGAATCTGGCGGGTCCTGATTGTTACAGCCAGCAGCTGCTGTAACGCTACCGGTCCCCTGACCCCTTCTTAGATTGGTATCTTCCTCGGACTGCCCCTCACGAATTCCCCTGTCGCTCCATTGGGATGCTAATCACCTGACGTTTGTCCCTTCACTCGCTGGGTGACTGGAATTGTCCTGTGAAGGACTTTAGTGTCCAACCTCCTCGCTATCGTTTTACACCTTTATCTCCGAGACGGGAGCTATTTGATGCTGTGAACTTCGTGTTAGTAATGGAAACAACTTCATTGCTGCATTATCTAACTTTGCCCGATTTCAATTAAATGTGGTTGTTCTTTTCCCCTTGAGCTCATTTTAAAAGTCAAGCTCTCGGCTGAAAAGCGCATCAAGAACAATTTCAGTCATTACGTGACAGAGGCCAAAAAATGCCTTAAACATTGGCCCCAGACTGtgagaaactttattttactgAGTGCTGCCATCATCTCCACTGAAGAACACGAGTGTGTGCTTTCATCTGAGATAGCATCACATTTTGATGGTATCCTCACTCGTCTGTTTGCACAATTTAGCCTCATAAATGGTTTTGTGTTCCTGAACATTTTGTCCTCTTTGACGAAGAGAACGCGCCGGgtggtctgtgtctgtgccgACCTCAGGCTCCGTCCTCAAAGTGGAAATTGGGTAAATTTCCCAGAGTTTGCCAAAGACATAATGGCTCCAACCAGGGTTTTGTGTGGATTAACTACTTTTGTCATGTATTACTCTCCTTAGATGGTGTTGCTATTGAGATACATTCACTGTCCACCTACAAGTCATAACTGTATCGTCTCCATTGTATCTCCATTGATTTTCTCAATGCTCGTATCTAGAAGAGGGGATTTAAGCAGCCTGAGTGCTGATCCTGTGAGACGCCGCTTAATTTGAAAGTCAATGTCTGAGGAGCACAGAGAGCTTTTGTGAACAGCCCCACAATAGAGCTCTTAAACCAGGGGGGGAAAGGTGGAGTCGActgaagggggggtgggggggggagtcgaCGACCCTTACCTGTGACGGTATATAATCCCCCGTCGAGTTGTCGTGATGttagtgctgctgctgacctgAAGAGCCATGACGATCCTCTGATATCAGACAAAACCTGCTTTTGCCACAGGTGAGTTATTTATGACAGATTTACGTCCTTATCCGACATCGGGTCAGAGTTAGCTATCGGTTTATATCCTTAGATGTTTCCTAAttcttttctctgcagcgtCTCACCATGGCCTCTCTTGGTGCACTGTTAATGCTGTTGCCTGTCGCGTGGACCTGCCCCCCCCAGAAAGCAGGTAATAACCCGGTGGTACAAATATACGTTAGCTGGAAAACACGCAAAACCTTTTTAGAGTGAGGACAGTAAAGCTCTACATCTGTGTCTCCTTTCAGACTATGTCATGGTGTCTTGTTTCCCCAACGCCATCATTGCCAATGTCCCAGAATGCCCTTACGGCTGGGAGATTGAGCAGCTATCCCTGGGGGGCGTCTGTTACACTGGGATACACAGCCCGGGCTACTTCCGCTTTATCATCCCGGACCTAACGCCTAAAAACCACTCGTACTGCGGGACACAGTCCGAGGTGAGACGGCAAGCGGGCGTTTACGGGTCAATCCACCCAAAGAAAGAGTAGATTTCTCTATTAACCTCCTGTGGCATCTACAATCTGCTGCCGTCATGTTTTGAGATACCTGCCCTCCACTGTCCAGTTGGGTCAGAGCTCCACTCAACACATTGATACGCTTTGTTTTCACTCTGACACGGGGTCCAGCAGAATTAatatgtggctgcagggggcgctggctgctcagtaaaagttacatataATGATATTTGAATTCAAAACTTATCATATTCCCTCTGATGATCTGAACCACTGTCCTCCGCAGTACATGCCCGGCAAAGACCCAAAGTACGTCTTCTACAACTCCATCGTGTCCAACGACACTTCCCTCACAGTCAGGAACCAGCCCGTCAACTACACCTTCAGCTGCATGTACCGAGCCGCCTACCTGGTAAATAACGCAGTCTTCAGCCAGAGGTAAGCACCGGCCCGGGACGCGAGGCGGCCGCAGTCACCATGTGCACGACGTGTGCATTCTAACCCAATGACTTGCAGCGTTTTTACTAAACCCTTTGCTTTTTCCAGAGTGGCTACAGTTTTTGTCAACAACGGGAGTTTAGGCACTTTTAGATCACAGTTGTCTATGAACGTGTTCACGGTGAGTCGCCGCTCAGATGCTCTTCCTCCAGTGGAAGCCTTTGCCGACGTGTTTAATGAAGTGATGATATTTGGTGTGTGGGTACGTTTTGGTCAAGACAAGCGCAGATGGATGAGATAAAACCCTTTTTCCTTTCTAGAATTCAAAGTTCCTGTACTCCAAGGACGCTCCCTATGTGATCGACACTTCTGAGATCGGCTCCGAAGTTTTCATGGG includes these proteins:
- the tectb gene encoding beta-tectorin, translating into MASLGALLMLLPVAWTCPPQKADYVMVSCFPNAIIANVPECPYGWEIEQLSLGGVCYTGIHSPGYFRFIIPDLTPKNHSYCGTQSEYMPGKDPKYVFYNSIVSNDTSLTVRNQPVNYTFSCMYRAAYLVNNAVFSQRVATVFVNNGSLGTFRSQLSMNVFTNSKFLYSKDAPYVIDTSEIGSEVFMGIEAKGLSNRFKVVINNCWATPSPYSTDRKRWSLIINSCSSDNTVTIFENAKDSRSTFKFNSFRFQRLEKVSTVWLHCEVHVCDAERLVCQPTPCTARSLSAEADPSGGILTAEFHIKGYGSSNNGHKPGSSLLILLLLLINSCCVLLN
- the LOC117752990 gene encoding dickkopf-related protein 3-like isoform X1, whose product is MSGNLWMLVLCLCVSWAEARIWAWMLNMPQSPPKDGALREGPHVSKPTMALCDQDRTCGRGFSCDRHFGLCVPLRGESHYCRRDAQCVRGLSCMFGKCHRSIPNGQEGARCKVDRDCGASMCCARHHGEQVCKRRLIRGESCYVPDGGLAFSINQICPCDEGLLCRDNSAPHRRERDFIYQPERTSWTCQVPKT
- the LOC117752990 gene encoding dickkopf-related protein 3-like isoform X2 gives rise to the protein MSGNLWMLVLCLCVSWAEARIWAWMLNMPQSPPKDGALREGPHVSKPTMALCDQDRTCGRGFSCDRHFGLCVPLRGESHYCRRDAQCVRGLSCMFGKCHRSIPNGQEGARCKVDRDCGASMCCARHHGEQVCKRRLIRGESCYVPDGGLAFSINQICPCDEGLLCRDNSAPHRRE